ACGCAGGCCCTCCCCACCGAATTTTTTGAACAGTGCCATCTTCCTTGGTGACGATGGTCGACTTGCATTTGCATGCGTAGCAGTCGCTAGCGGCCTCATCGTTGGCTGAACCGGACTTTTTATAGCAAAACCCATGTCCAGAGCAGCTATCAGTTGCCAAATTGCACGAGGAATTCGAGGTGAAACAAACAGGATGTGTTTGCCTCTGAAGCGTCGTCATAACTGCTGCGCTGCTGGATCTGACAGAAGCTTCCTCTTTCACGGCTTCTCGAGGATCCACCTTACGTTTCAAACCTTTACCTTGGTTGATTGTAGGCAGAAGAACTGCTGTAACCTGACTGACTTCTGACGAAAGAGCACGTAGGCCATGAAGAACAGACGTCAGTGAATCAACTACAGAGCCAGAGCCCACATATTCATCAGGAACCTGCTGTATGTTAATGTTACTTCACTTGGCCCACTATGCATTAGACGCATACCTGAAATGAGATTTTCAAGACAGCTGTCAAACTCTGCTCGTCCACCCACGTTTCTGCCACCTTCACAATGCCGAGAAGCTCTTTGCCAAACACGTGGGCTACCGCTTCGAATGCAGAGCCCTTAGGAATGCAATTTTCAATCGTCTATATATAGGTGAGAATTAGCTGAACCAAAAGTCCCATTGATAGgatttctttcttacttGAAGAACATCGAAGCTGATTCCGCCTCCGCTATCGGATTTGCAATAGTTCTTTGTGGCCGTAACATAGCCGTCAGAGTTAGCCTCTGATGTTGAGTCGAGGAAACCATCAATTAGGTAGTTAGCCGAAGGGCTACCAATCATGAGGTCTCCTTGATACTCTTGCTGAATGGCAGATCCTTGTAACAGCTCGTCAGCTGTCTTGAATAGCGACGATTGTTTTTTAACATACCAAGCCCAGCACCTATCCCTTCAAGAATCACAAGGCTCCTAGTGACGTCCTTATAGTCGATATCGCCGCCAAACAACGAATGCCGCGCGCCGCCATATCTGTCCAAAAGCTCGACTATGTCTTGGTCCCACTTTCCAAGAGCCGAAACGGTAGGTACGTTCATTCGGAGCTCCAAAATATGCCGAGCTACATCATCGGTTACCACCGGAGTCTTTATATTCTGCCATGGTGGAGATGGGCCGAAGGTGAATATGGAAGCATCCAAAGCTTTGGTTCCGGATGCGATTGCTAATGAAAGACTCAATAAGCTAGTGAGCCGATGCATGCTAGGCGAACGAACTAGCAATTAACTCGCTCTGATAGTAAATGCCTTGCCGGAATAATTGACTGACAAACCTGTAGTCTTTCAGCGTAGACTCTTTAGTCAGGAACTAGCATTTGAGCGTTAAGTAGACGAAGCACCCGCGCCTCTGTACGGGTAGATAGCAGCAACTATGGTACATCAGCTCTCACTAACCCCAAAATATACTAGTTATCTCATGACTGAGCTAGCTCGTATCACGTGCTTACTATCGGGGGCTGTCCCACTTGGCTAAGGACTGATACGTTGGGAGTTCAATGATTAGGCTGCTTCAAGTCTCGTCTGTATTCAATCTCTATAGTAGTGTACATACCTCTTCAGAACACCTGagttttattaatctttttctatttctctttcttttcctatttcctttgtttggCTTATCGGTATCACTTTCGTACGATCTTGATTCTACCTGAACCTTGAGGACAAGTTTTTACTCATCTTTCCATATTGCTCTTCAAGTATACTAGGGGCATGTCAATTTCAGGACTCTAAGAAACGGGTCAAAGATATGCCTTCTTGTTGAACAGCTGCGCCCACACATGCGATCTCTCAATGTTTCGACTCAGGCGAATACTTCCAAACTCTACATTTTTTCGAATTAGCCCACCATTGTCTCAGACCTCGAAGCTCAACAATGTGCGCCATGTCAAATTCAAGCGGCCGTGGATTAGGTAGGTATAAATCTTCGATGCACTATAGATATTCCACTCTCTGACATATGCCTCAGGAGATTATTTACCACATTCTTAATTTATGGTACCGCATTTCATTTGTGGAGTTCGTtcattctccttcagttTGATGATACACTAGACGATGCCGATGACATACAGGAAGCCCCCTCTGGAAAGATAGGTGTGGGCAAAAATCGAAAAAATGATACGGAGGGGCACCTTGAGAACCCTGCGAGCGTAACGATAGATACTGATCCTGTTTTCATACCATTGGGCTGGCCACGATTACGCAAAGGTGAACTATATGCAGCATCGGACCCGGAGTGGCAAGAATTTGTCAAGACCTCGCGGGACCGAGAAAAGCTTCAATACCTGAGAGGTATGGCTGACTCGGTTGTATTTTAGTCCTTGGCTAAACATTGTATGCGCAGATGAGCTGGCATCCATCGTTCAGAAAGATGCCTCCCAGTCTGATTTACTGTCGCGCGTGCTAGGGGGTCCCCTTAGCGTGACAGGGTTTTGGCTAGTGCATCATTTCCCATCTCGCGCCCCCCCTGATTATAGGCGCTCAGGGTATGTGCATTCATGACCGGACTACCCTTGGGATTTGCTTATGATGCGTAGGTTAGAATTCACCGACAGTGGGATATCGTGGGTTTCAAAACCTATGTCTCTGGAGGATGGCGACCGTCTTCGGAGGTGTGTACAGCCTTTGTCTGTGGCACTTGCTATAAAGGATGCCTATATGATCTTGGTGAAAAGACAGCTTTCCCGGCTTAATATCACAGGCTTGGAGCAAGAACAAGCCCCAGGTACTTCAAGTCTACCGTCCCATAAGGCGCTATCGTCCGAGCTTCAACCCCTGGACAGATTGCACCCCGTGCATCAGTCTCAAGCACAGTTGACTCCGCCTACTGGTTCTCAGGGAGGCACATTGCGAGATAAAGGCGGTGTCGACCTTCATCCTTCTCTAATTATCTCGACACTACAGCGATTACCTTTACCAAAGTTTGGTCCCGGGTCTGATCTGTACGCCGCATCGTTAGCTTTCAAGATACGGCTGAAGAACTGTTTGGCCCGAGAACTGCACCGTCCTCGGCGTGGCGCGTTCTACTTTATCGGCCCTGTCGGCTTGAAAGGCCCCAGAGGGTTTTGCAGGGTTGAAGTGAAAGGTGAATACGATCCAGCAACGGCCAGTTGGTCCTTGATTTCGATGCAGCTTAAGGATGTGAGCATATTCAACCAAAAAGCGCTTGGGGGCCCTTAACACCGGCTGCCTATCCTTCCATCTTTTACAAAGTGCATTCTGCTGTAGCTAAAGATACGGGACCTACTCTATGTTATGAGGTctcttttaatctattttaatgCCTGGGCATTGATCAAACTGAGCTTTCCCCTCCATGCTATAGCCTTTCAGAAATCCGGCACCTAGGATCTCGAACGAAATAGTTATCGTAGTTGTCAATGCACTCCAGTTGATGAGATTTAGAtataagctatatagatatgCACAAGTAGCTACATGGAGTGTAGGTGGTAACTAGGCTGGTATGCTTAGTCAAGTGATCAGCAAGTATCGGAAAGGCCAATTCATCAAAAGGCTGTGCGACTGTTATTACAAGGGAATCATATGAGTAGTTTATGGCTAGAACTCTGTTGGTTGTACTATGCTAGGCGCGGCAGATATCAACTTATCTTTCATACACGTATTCCGTAATAACTATTCATGGTGAGATGACGTAAGGCGTTGATTACCCCACCCCCTCCATAGGTACATTTAATATACATTTATTACCTGGCCACCGCATCTCACTCACATCTGCAGAACAACCAGCATTACAGAGTACCCATACCTTTCTTGGTACAATCACCAATGGCTCTTCCCCCCAAGTTTGCGGGTCACAGATTGCGGGCTGGTACTGATCAGCTCCCGCAACACACACTTGAACTTTGTATGTTATGTCAGAGACTGGATTGACACATATTGGTTGCTGATAATAGTACAAATTGAGATCTTGACTATGCGTGTCCCGTGAGTCCACACTGTAGGCTCTACTATACTTTTGCATGTACGCTAAAACTTAGCTTAAGTTCTCCGCAAAGATGTTCGATACGTTCTACAGCTCAGTCAGACCTACACTTGCAAGTCAATACCGAGGCCAGCTGCAGGTCATTTTTCGCCAACATATCCAACCCTGGCACCCATCATCAACATTAATGCATGAGGCGGGCGCAGCTGTTCTGAGAGTAGCTCCCGAGAAATTCTGGGAGTTCAGTGCCGCTTTGTTCAAACAACAGAAAGATTTCTTTGATGTAAGCGTGGTTAATGAGACACGCAACAGAACATATGAAAGATTGGCAAAGGTTGCTGGACATATTGGAGTGGAGGAGCGGGAGGTGCTCAAGCTTTTGACTGTTAGCGACAAAGCTAGTGACAACGGGGAACTGAATACCGGTAACTTTGTCAccgatgatatcaagaaaaTGGTCAAAGTAAGATATTAAGACACCGGTGATTTGTGACATATCCAATCTAACACAACAAATTAGGCAGACCGTGCTGTGGGAGTCCATGTTTCCCCGACCGTATACTTCAACGTATGCCATGCTTAGTTGCGCGAATATTATAAGCGACCCGATGTACTGACACCATCATCTAGGGCATCGAAGAACCGGGGATCAGTAGCAGCTTTACTGCTACCCAGTGGGGGGAATGGTTGGCCAAGAACGTGATCTGAAAACCCCTTCTAGATAAAGTATCCTGCAAATAGAATATAGGAGTGGGTGAAGCACAGTAAAACGGTCGTTATGGTGGCAGTGCGTGGTGGCTTAGTCGACAAACGAGGTATCTTCTAGCAGCATTAAATTATATTCCTTGTCGAAACTTCATGCAAGAAGCACCTGATTGCCTAACAATCTCATTTATGCATACTCCGCACCTTATTTTGCGGACGTTTGCTCGTCCAAGTAATGGGAaatgagaagagaaaggctAAATATCGACCATCGAATTCGAGGTGTATTTACTGTGACATTGGTGGCTGGTAGTTGAGGGGGCGCCTGACACAACTCTCAGTACCAGAAAAGCGAACATGTTCAAATTAAGGTACTCACTTGAATAGCAGAATGTGTGGTTCCGGCTCATGAACCTCGTAGTGCTCCCAACCCAAGCTCTGACCGTCGGTAAAGTTAGACGACTTATGACATTAGAATCTGACAGTGGTGATCGGGCCTGCACACCTGTGTAATCCCCAGGGCTCTCCACTCCTCTTCCCAAAGCAGTTTAAGAGTTCCCTTCGAGCTGTCAAAGTAGTCGGCCGGGATCTTTTTGAGCATGTTTTTGGGGAGCTGAACATGACGGTATTCAAATTGATCATCAGAGTATCTATGTGTAAGTCAGCATTCACATCGATACAGTCTACGGTATAGGAGTCAATGTACCTCGCGGAATAGTGGATAGAATCGATAAATTCATCGAGCCTTTCTCGTTCAGATTCCAGCAGAAGGCGGGGCTTCTTATTCCTCCTGCTCATATCGATGTCCATCTGGAACGGTGAGGAGCGTACAATAATGCGAATAGAACAACTGCCAGCTATCTTCTAACTGTGAGCGATCTACTTACATAGATATTGGCCGCGCTCATAGGCAAGAACTATGGGTGttcttattatatagatacttACGGAACGAAAACCTTCAATGGAGTGACTTGGGCGGAATGCAACTGACGCACGGCTTTTTTGGCGGCTTTTTCGAAGTTGGTGTGCGTCTCTGGTCGCGAGTTGGCGTAATTTGAGGTTCACCAGCTTGAGGAGCAAGTAGGAAGCAGATCGGATCAGAACCGCAGgagaaaagacagaaataCTCTAATGAAGATACCCACATTTGCTTCTTGGTAGAGGTGTCTAGCCGCTTTAGTGCCTAAGGctgcaaaaaaaaagagtattCACCATTGTAGCCTCTATTTGTCCCTGTTGCCTCATTATTTTAAGAATCACTCCTGGCATAATGTCCGAGTCTTCTTGTGTATTGCTAGTGACAGGAAGACTAGTTAAGCTTGTCCTAGTTTATTGCATTGAGGGACACCTGGGTCTGCATATTTAACTTCAGTACGtattctcttccttgatgaagCAGTTTGTGCGAGAAACAAAGCTTAATGTGCTTTGCATGCTACAGTCTTCGACTCTCGATTGCATCATAATATGTGAgatttatatctaatatgGGGGATTCCCGTGCTTGCTGTTTATTATGTGGGGTGATATAGGAGAATGGCGGTTTTGGGGATGTTCGGTTGTTTATATACCTACCAATTTTAATAATGCGGCACTATCACAATATGAGAGCGTCAGTGCTCGTGTCAGAGAAGGTGTTATGTCACTGCAACCTCCCTTCCTCTACTTATGCCAATGACCCAAACTATAATCCCACCTGCAAATACCCCTGACTTTGTCTTCATGCTACAACTAGAGTTGTGGTAGAGGCGGCAATGTCTCGATGGAATAGTTTATAGAGTCATCTGAGTATGAGAGCTTGATTCATATGTGTTCAAACGGCTACTAAGTTTACACATAGAATTTCTTCATAAGAGAGTGGAGCGATCCACATCCGAACAAAATAAATTTAACCAATCTCTTAaagtgtacggagtaaaatGACACCTGATACCTATCATGTTCCGGGATCTTAGTGATGTGCCTCTTATAAGGCACGTTAGTCTAAGTTTTGAGTAGGAATTTAGGGATGTATAAGCAATGAGTACCAGAATCTAATCTTGATTATATAATGTGCATATATATCAAACTAATACGGAATGCACGCCACAAATCATGGAATCTATCCGAGGTAATTCTTGTGTAGTAGAAAGTCTCTACAATACAGTTATTTGATACTACTAGTTTTGTTGTAAAATTGTATGTTAGTGCTACACAGTACAAGGTGATGGATGCTCTTTGTGATGGAAATTCTTTTTAGTTGAACACTGGCTTATCTAATTAGCTTTTAACCAACCATGGATTAGCTCTGGCCGTTTCATTTGCTCCCCAGCCGAGGGAGGAAAAAGTTGAAAAggcgaaggggaaaaaaaaagaaaaaaagaaagaaaaaaatttcaaaaaaatcaaaagtgGGTTTCGTTTTGCCCTCCCCTCAGAACTctccaatttttttttttccctttctgcTTTCTTCTCAACACTTGGAGTGAACTTATAATCCTCCCCCCTCaaaatctttctttctttcatccCATTCCTCCCTTCTACCCTTGTCTCTATCATCTTCCACCCTCCCCCTTCTTACCATGTCTGACGAAGTTTACGAAGGCGCCATTGGTATTGACCTTGGTGAGTTGTATATCCGATTGCTCCTGTCAAACTTCCCACCCTTTCagcatttttttttaagggaaaaaaaaatcatttGCTTTGAATGGGCTAACCAGTTCCCTAGGCACAACCTACTCCTGTGTTGCCAACTATGAAGGCACCAATGTTGAAATCAGTATGTCTACATGAAGCTTCTTGGAACCGAGCTTGTTGGTTAATCATTTATCACATTTAGTTGCCAACGAGCAGGGTAGCTACACAACCCCCTCCTTCGTCTCTTTCACCGAAAAGGAGCGCTTGATTGGCGAGGCCGCAAAGAACCAGGCTGCGATGAACCCGAAGAATACCATCTTCGATATCAAGTGCGTTGCTGCATGAGCGTCAAAGATTCTGTTTCTCGTTTTAACATACTGTAGGCGTCTTATCGGCCGTCGCTATGATGATCCTATCGTCAAGAAGGATGTTGAATCGTGGCCCTTCAAGGTAGTTGATCAGGGTGGAAGCCCTGCCGTCGAGGTTGAGTACCTCGGAGAGACGAAGACTTTCACTCCCCAGGAGATCTCCTCCATGGTCTTGATGAAGGTAACTAAACCGTTAACTCTTATTATAGACTACATGATTGATAGTATATCATAGATGAAAGAGGTTGCGGAAACCAAGCTTGGTAAGAAGGTTGAAAAGGCGGTTATCACTGTGCCAGCCTACTTCAACGACAACCAGCGTCAAGCGACTAAGGATGCCGGAGCTATCTCGGGTCTTAACGTCCTTCGTATCATCAACGAACCCACTGCTGCTGCCATCGCCTACGGTCTTGGTTCCGGAAAGTCCGACAAGGAGCGCAATGTCCTCATCTATGATCTCGGTGGTGGTACCTTCGATGTGTCCCTGTTGAACATCCAGGGCGGTGTGTTCACTGTGAAGGCTACCGCTGGTGATACTCACCTTGGTGGACAAGATTTCGATACCAACTTGCTTGAGCATTTCAAGAAGGAGTTCCAGCGTAAGACCGGAAAGGACCTTTCGGGTGATGCCAGAGCCCTGCGCCGACTGAGAACGGCCTGTGAGCGTGCCAAGCGCACTTTGTCTAACGCCACCCAGACCACTGTTGAGATTGATTCTCTGTTTGATGGAGAAGATTTCAACTCGTCCATTACTCGTGCTCGTTTCGAGGACCTGAATGCCAAGTCTTTCTCTGGTACTTTGGAGCCAGTGCAGCAAGTTCTCAAGGATTCTGGTAtcgagaagagcaaggttGATGAGATCGTGCTTGTTGGTGGTTCCACTCGTATTCCTCGCATCCAGAAGCTTCTCAGCGACTTCTTCGACGGCAAGAAGCTTGAAAAGGTGAGTCTTTTTTATCTAtcatttttttcttttctcggtcGCATATTGTGAACGACATTGGCTGATATATTCCTTAAGAGCATCAACCCCGATGAAGCTGTCGCCTACGGTGCTGCCGTCCAGGCTGGCATCCTTTCAGGAAAGGCCACTTCTGCTGAGACCCAGGACCTTCTGTTGTTGGACGTTGTTCCGTTGTCTCTTGGTGTTGCCATGGAGGGTAATATCTTTGCCCCTGTGGTGCCTCGTGGGCAGACTGTTCCCACTATCAAGAAGCGCACTTTCACCACTGTTGTAGACAACCAGACAACTGTTCAGTTCCCAGTCTACCAGGGTGAGCGTACTAACTGTGCGGATAACACCTCTCTTGGAGAGTTCACCTTGGCCCCCATTCCGCCCATGAGAGCTGGTGAAGCTGCCCTTGAATGTGTTTTCGAGGTTGACGTCAACGGTATCCTTAAGGTCACTGCAACTGAGAAGTCTTCCGGTCGTAGTGCGAACATTACCATCTCGAATGCTGTTGGTAAGCTCTCGACCACAGAGATCGAGCAAATGATCGACGGTGAGTG
This window of the Aspergillus flavus chromosome 8, complete sequence genome carries:
- a CDS encoding cyclin-dependent kinase regulatory subunit → MDIDMSRRNKKPRLLLESERERLDEFIDSIHYSARYSDDQFEYRHVQLPKNMLKKIPADYFDSSKGTLKLLWEEEWRALGITQSLGWEHYEVHEPEPHILLFKRPLNYQPPMSQ
- a CDS encoding uncharacterized protein (domain of unknown function-domain containing protein), with protein sequence MHRLTSLLSLSLAIASGTKALDASIFTFGPSPPWQNIKTPVVTDDVARHILELRMNVPTVSALGKWDQDIVELLDRYGGARHSLFGGDIDYKDVTRSLVILEGIGAGLGSAIQQEYQGDLMIGSPSANYLIDGFLDSTSEANSDGYVTATKNYCKSDSGGGISFDVLQTIENCIPKGSAFEAVAHVFGKELLGIVKVAETWVDEQSLTAVLKISFQVPDEYVGSGSVVDSLTSVLHGLRALSSEVSQVTAVLLPTINQGKGLKRKVDPREAVKEEASVRSSSAAVMTTLQRQTHPVCFTSNSSCNLATDSCSGHGFCYKKSGSANDEAASDCYACKCKSTIVTKEDGTVQKIRWGGPACEKRDISSPFFLIAGISVLVVMAAGTAVGMLFHIGQNELPGVISAGVGPAKAQK
- a CDS encoding Hsp70 protein-domain-containing protein — encoded protein: MSDEVYEGAIGIDLGTTYSCVANYEGTNVEIIANEQGSYTTPSFVSFTEKERLIGEAAKNQAAMNPKNTIFDIKRLIGRRYDDPIVKKDVESWPFKVVDQGGSPAVEVEYLGETKTFTPQEISSMVLMKMKEVAETKLGKKVEKAVITVPAYFNDNQRQATKDAGAISGLNVLRIINEPTAAAIAYGLGSGKSDKERNVLIYDLGGGTFDVSLLNIQGGVFTVKATAGDTHLGGQDFDTNLLEHFKKEFQRKTGKDLSGDARALRRLRTACERAKRTLSNATQTTVEIDSLFDGEDFNSSITRARFEDLNAKSFSGTLEPVQQVLKDSGIEKSKVDEIVLVGGSTRIPRIQKLLSDFFDGKKLEKSINPDEAVAYGAAVQAGILSGKATSAETQDLLLLDVVPLSLGVAMEGNIFAPVVPRGQTVPTIKKRTFTTVVDNQTTVQFPVYQGERTNCADNTSLGEFTLAPIPPMRAGEAALECVFEVDVNGILKVTATEKSSGRSANITISNAVGKLSTTEIEQMIDDAAKFKSSDEAFTKKFESRQQLESYISRVEEIISDPTMSMKLKRGNKEKIESALSDAMAQLEIEDSTPEDLKKKELALKRLITKAMATRMQRIPVLSSQIQRLSSTLTNASSPVNLQRGRCLLQERSLAVPNGRVGFSTSPLLLKKKDKTKNISSSSPDARPPKAGLVSEDPYDLAQLHDGIAAAVCRLKDDLSKLRVGGRLNTDAIASLRVQLSKGGKETVKLGELAQVVPKGGRMVTILATEEDHIKPITSAVVSSDLSLTPQPDAHNSLQLNIPIPPPTKESRDQTVSVAKAAMEKATAAVRDSRGSVHKRLQDMQKKKIARPDDVRKAQEQMEKVTEKGQREVRDLFEAAKKAMERA